One Terriglobales bacterium genomic window carries:
- a CDS encoding PEP-CTERM sorting domain-containing protein (PEP-CTERM proteins occur, often in large numbers, in the proteomes of bacteria that also encode an exosortase, a predicted intramembrane cysteine proteinase. The presence of a PEP-CTERM domain at a protein's C-terminus predicts cleavage within the sorting domain, followed by covalent anchoring to some some component of the (usually Gram-negative) cell surface. Many PEP-CTERM proteins exhibit an unusual sequence composition that includes large numbers of potential glycosylation sites. Expression of one such protein has been shown restore the ability of a bacterium to form floc, a type of biofilm.), translated as HHTWLFNNILYLSSPHLDNLGLGLFIDGIDGNLYYLEENSGYWIGWGNEIGHATDLGPIDLQVNAVPEPGGLLLLSSGVSGLLGLLRRRRGWRRAV; from the coding sequence CCCACCACACCTGGTTGTTCAACAACATCCTCTATCTCTCTTCACCGCACCTGGACAATCTTGGTCTTGGGCTGTTTATCGACGGAATCGACGGCAATCTCTATTACCTCGAAGAGAATTCAGGCTACTGGATTGGCTGGGGCAACGAAATCGGGCATGCTACCGATCTGGGGCCGATCGACTTGCAGGTGAACGCGGTACCGGAGCCGGGTGGCCTTCTCCTGCTGAGCTCGGGAGTCTCGGGACTGCTAGGTCTGCTGCGCCGCAGGCGCGGCTGGCGCCGCGCCGTCTGA